A window of the Lolium perenne isolate Kyuss_39 chromosome 7, Kyuss_2.0, whole genome shotgun sequence genome harbors these coding sequences:
- the LOC127314161 gene encoding uncharacterized protein isoform X5 — MSMDKYEVLEHIGDGAFDSGLLMRHEVGKKYLLKKIQLEPQTDRSHRSSLKEAGGDGGGVLNRRKVPALSAASSVRSLCRVPAQHLVSILAVFADVLAGNKATPVATAQLVTIMQPEGISPTVGSNGSLSHATDSLIVRMIVLNRQNMSAAMEVFILPRHHDHQRACYPDDPDVEELPAMAAFEVEETNAYSVTEAAAHEAVAEESDLLFTESLLRQA; from the exons ATGAGCATGGATAAGTACGAGGTGTTGGAACATATTGGTGATGGAGCATTTGACTCTGGTCTATTAATGAGGCACGAGGTGGGGAAGAA GTATTTGCTGAAGAAGATCCAGCTAGAGCCACAAACTGACCGCAGTCACCGGTCTTCCTTGAAGGAG GCAggaggagatggtggtggtgtccttAATCGCCGCAAAGTTCCTGCACTGTCTGCTGCGTCCTCCGTGAGGTCGCTTTGCCGCGTGCCGGCGCAACATCTGGTCTCCATCCTTGCGGTCTTTGCCGACGTCCTCGCCGGAAATAAGGCCACGCCAGTCGCCACCGCACAGCTG GTTACGATCATGCAACCGGAAGGAATATCTCCAACCGTGGGGAGTAACGGATCACTTTCTCATGCAACTGATAGCTTAATAGTAAGGATGATCGTTTTGAACAG GCAGAACATGTCTGCTGCAATGGAGGTGTTCATACTACCGCGACATCATGACCATCAACGCGCCTGCTACCCGGATGATCCGGATGTGGAAGAGCTCCCCGCGATGGCAGCATTCGAGGTGGAGGAGACCAATGCCTACTCCGtcacggaggcggcggcgcacgagGCCGTCGCCGAGGAGAGCGACCTTCTCTTCACGGAGTCGCTACTCCGTCAAGCGTAG
- the LOC127314161 gene encoding uncharacterized protein isoform X1 — MSMDKYEVLEHIGDGAFDSGLLMRHEVGKKYLLKKIQLEPQTDRSHRSSLKEAGGDGGGVLNRRKVPALSAASSVRSLCRVPAQHLVSILAVFADVLAGNKATPVATAQLVTIMQPEGISPTVGSNGSLSHATDSLIVRMIVLNSADVLPFRRNVDGDAMLNSGPLVVSRSGDEHDLRRSFRCSFRTWLMTQVTVSTYGLFHIRHNQNYLTNSIEDSVCDIVIGLFLDTILYQHLTVAFLEHLYMLEL, encoded by the exons ATGAGCATGGATAAGTACGAGGTGTTGGAACATATTGGTGATGGAGCATTTGACTCTGGTCTATTAATGAGGCACGAGGTGGGGAAGAA GTATTTGCTGAAGAAGATCCAGCTAGAGCCACAAACTGACCGCAGTCACCGGTCTTCCTTGAAGGAG GCAggaggagatggtggtggtgtccttAATCGCCGCAAAGTTCCTGCACTGTCTGCTGCGTCCTCCGTGAGGTCGCTTTGCCGCGTGCCGGCGCAACATCTGGTCTCCATCCTTGCGGTCTTTGCCGACGTCCTCGCCGGAAATAAGGCCACGCCAGTCGCCACCGCACAGCTG GTTACGATCATGCAACCGGAAGGAATATCTCCAACCGTGGGGAGTAACGGATCACTTTCTCATGCAACTGATAGCTTAATAGTAAGGATGATCGTTTTGAACAG TGCAGATGTACTTCCATTTAGGCGCAATGTGGATGGCGATGCCATGCTTAATTCTGGTCCATTAGTGGTTTCCAGGAGTGGAGATGAACATGATTTGAGAAGGAGCTTCAGATGCTCATTCCGTACTTGGCTGATGACCCAGGTTACAGTAAGTACTTATGGTCTCTTTCATATTCGTCATAATCAGAATTATTTAACAAACTCAATAGAGGATTCAGTTTGTGACATTGTAATTGGATTGTTTTTGGATACTATTTTGTACCAGCACCTGACAGTCGCATTTCTAGAACACCTGTATATGCTTGAATTATGA
- the LOC127314161 gene encoding uncharacterized protein isoform X6, whose product MDSLILGQREKAGGDGGGVLNRRKVPALSAASSVRSLCRVPAQHLVSILAVFADVLAGNKATPVATAQLVTIMQPEGISPTVGSNGSLSHATDSLIVRMIVLNSADVLPFRRNVDGDAMLNSGPLVVSRSGDEHDLRRSFRCSFRTWLMTQVTVSTYGLFHIRHNQNYLTNSIEDSVCDIVIGLFLDTILYQHLTVAFLEHLYMLEL is encoded by the exons ATGGATTCACTTATTTTGGGACAGAGGGAAAAG GCAggaggagatggtggtggtgtccttAATCGCCGCAAAGTTCCTGCACTGTCTGCTGCGTCCTCCGTGAGGTCGCTTTGCCGCGTGCCGGCGCAACATCTGGTCTCCATCCTTGCGGTCTTTGCCGACGTCCTCGCCGGAAATAAGGCCACGCCAGTCGCCACCGCACAGCTG GTTACGATCATGCAACCGGAAGGAATATCTCCAACCGTGGGGAGTAACGGATCACTTTCTCATGCAACTGATAGCTTAATAGTAAGGATGATCGTTTTGAACAG TGCAGATGTACTTCCATTTAGGCGCAATGTGGATGGCGATGCCATGCTTAATTCTGGTCCATTAGTGGTTTCCAGGAGTGGAGATGAACATGATTTGAGAAGGAGCTTCAGATGCTCATTCCGTACTTGGCTGATGACCCAGGTTACAGTAAGTACTTATGGTCTCTTTCATATTCGTCATAATCAGAATTATTTAACAAACTCAATAGAGGATTCAGTTTGTGACATTGTAATTGGATTGTTTTTGGATACTATTTTGTACCAGCACCTGACAGTCGCATTTCTAGAACACCTGTATATGCTTGAATTATGA
- the LOC127314161 gene encoding uncharacterized protein isoform X7, translated as MASVAGKNPLPQHSAPLLWPHPCRPSSSRGLSTPSPPSLPLATTIPPLERQESGEIRGELPAANEVLGDSHTSGDVCGEPQGGNEFRRKKSLRKVTIMQPEGISPTVGSNGSLSHATDSLIVRMIVLNRQNMSAAMEVFILPRHHDHQRACYPDDPDVEELPAMAAFEVEETNAYSVTEAAAHEAVAEESDLLFTESLLRQA; from the exons ATGGCGTCCGTGGCCGGGAAAAATCCATTGCCCCAGCACTCTGCTCCTCTTCTCTGGCCACATCCGTGCCGTCCCTCTAGCAGCAGAGGTCTCTCCACCCCCTCCCCCCCTTCACTACCTCTTGCCACAACCATCCCGCCCCTCGAGCGCCAGGAGTCCGGCGAGATCCGCGGGGAGCTGCCGGCGGCGAACGAGGTTCTTGGGGATTCGCACACGTCCGGCGACGTCTGCGGGGAGCCGCAGGGAGGCAATGAGTTCCGGCGAAAGAAGAGCCTCAGGAAG GTTACGATCATGCAACCGGAAGGAATATCTCCAACCGTGGGGAGTAACGGATCACTTTCTCATGCAACTGATAGCTTAATAGTAAGGATGATCGTTTTGAACAG GCAGAACATGTCTGCTGCAATGGAGGTGTTCATACTACCGCGACATCATGACCATCAACGCGCCTGCTACCCGGATGATCCGGATGTGGAAGAGCTCCCCGCGATGGCAGCATTCGAGGTGGAGGAGACCAATGCCTACTCCGtcacggaggcggcggcgcacgagGCCGTCGCCGAGGAGAGCGACCTTCTCTTCACGGAGTCGCTACTCCGTCAAGCGTAG
- the LOC127314161 gene encoding uncharacterized protein isoform X3, giving the protein MSMDKYEVLEHIGDGAFDSGLLMRHEVGKKYLLKKIQLEPQTDRSHRSSLKEAGGDGGGVLNRRKVPALSAASSVRSLCRVPAQHLVSILAVFADVLAGNKATPVATAQLVTIMQPEGISPTVGSNGSLSHATDSLIVRMIVLNSADVLPFRRNVDGDAMLNSGPLVVSRSGDEHDLRRSFRCSFRTWLMTQVTAGEDGVSRVIRYLLCCGPAPSQRSLPETRLRPPLTRSR; this is encoded by the exons ATGAGCATGGATAAGTACGAGGTGTTGGAACATATTGGTGATGGAGCATTTGACTCTGGTCTATTAATGAGGCACGAGGTGGGGAAGAA GTATTTGCTGAAGAAGATCCAGCTAGAGCCACAAACTGACCGCAGTCACCGGTCTTCCTTGAAGGAG GCAggaggagatggtggtggtgtccttAATCGCCGCAAAGTTCCTGCACTGTCTGCTGCGTCCTCCGTGAGGTCGCTTTGCCGCGTGCCGGCGCAACATCTGGTCTCCATCCTTGCGGTCTTTGCCGACGTCCTCGCCGGAAATAAGGCCACGCCAGTCGCCACCGCACAGCTG GTTACGATCATGCAACCGGAAGGAATATCTCCAACCGTGGGGAGTAACGGATCACTTTCTCATGCAACTGATAGCTTAATAGTAAGGATGATCGTTTTGAACAG TGCAGATGTACTTCCATTTAGGCGCAATGTGGATGGCGATGCCATGCTTAATTCTGGTCCATTAGTGGTTTCCAGGAGTGGAGATGAACATGATTTGAGAAGGAGCTTCAGATGCTCATTCCGTACTTGGCTGATGACCCAGGTTACA GCAGGAGAAGATGGTGTCAGCCGTGTCATCCGTTACCTTCTCTGCTGCGGGCCGGCTCCATCCCAGCGGTCTCTGCCAGAAACAAGGCTGCGTCCTCCGCTGACCCGCAGCCG GTAA
- the LOC127314161 gene encoding uncharacterized protein isoform X4, whose translation MASVAGKNPLPQHSAPLLWPHPCRPSSSRGLSTPSPPSLPLATTIPPLERQESGEIRGELPAANEVLGDSHTSGDVCGEPQGGNEFRRKKSLRKVTIMQPEGISPTVGSNGSLSHATDSLIVRMIVLNSADVLPFRRNVDGDAMLNSGPLVVSRSGDEHDLRRSFRCSFRTWLMTQVTVSTYGLFHIRHNQNYLTNSIEDSVCDIVIGLFLDTILYQHLTVAFLEHLYMLEL comes from the exons ATGGCGTCCGTGGCCGGGAAAAATCCATTGCCCCAGCACTCTGCTCCTCTTCTCTGGCCACATCCGTGCCGTCCCTCTAGCAGCAGAGGTCTCTCCACCCCCTCCCCCCCTTCACTACCTCTTGCCACAACCATCCCGCCCCTCGAGCGCCAGGAGTCCGGCGAGATCCGCGGGGAGCTGCCGGCGGCGAACGAGGTTCTTGGGGATTCGCACACGTCCGGCGACGTCTGCGGGGAGCCGCAGGGAGGCAATGAGTTCCGGCGAAAGAAGAGCCTCAGGAAG GTTACGATCATGCAACCGGAAGGAATATCTCCAACCGTGGGGAGTAACGGATCACTTTCTCATGCAACTGATAGCTTAATAGTAAGGATGATCGTTTTGAACAG TGCAGATGTACTTCCATTTAGGCGCAATGTGGATGGCGATGCCATGCTTAATTCTGGTCCATTAGTGGTTTCCAGGAGTGGAGATGAACATGATTTGAGAAGGAGCTTCAGATGCTCATTCCGTACTTGGCTGATGACCCAGGTTACAGTAAGTACTTATGGTCTCTTTCATATTCGTCATAATCAGAATTATTTAACAAACTCAATAGAGGATTCAGTTTGTGACATTGTAATTGGATTGTTTTTGGATACTATTTTGTACCAGCACCTGACAGTCGCATTTCTAGAACACCTGTATATGCTTGAATTATGA
- the LOC127314161 gene encoding uncharacterized protein isoform X2 — protein MSMDKYEVLEHIGDGAFDSGLLMRHEVGKKYLLKKIQLEPQTDRSHRSSLKEAGGDGGGVLNRRKVPALSAASSVRSLCRVPAQHLVSILAVFADVLAGNKATPVATAQLVTIMQPEGISPTVGSNGSLSHATDSLIVRMIVLNSADVLPFRRNVDGDAMLNSGPLVVSRSGDEHDLRRSFRCSFRTWLMTQVTAGEDGVSRVIRYLLCCGPAPSQRSLPETRLRPPLTRSRTLHCRATWTTYT, from the exons ATGAGCATGGATAAGTACGAGGTGTTGGAACATATTGGTGATGGAGCATTTGACTCTGGTCTATTAATGAGGCACGAGGTGGGGAAGAA GTATTTGCTGAAGAAGATCCAGCTAGAGCCACAAACTGACCGCAGTCACCGGTCTTCCTTGAAGGAG GCAggaggagatggtggtggtgtccttAATCGCCGCAAAGTTCCTGCACTGTCTGCTGCGTCCTCCGTGAGGTCGCTTTGCCGCGTGCCGGCGCAACATCTGGTCTCCATCCTTGCGGTCTTTGCCGACGTCCTCGCCGGAAATAAGGCCACGCCAGTCGCCACCGCACAGCTG GTTACGATCATGCAACCGGAAGGAATATCTCCAACCGTGGGGAGTAACGGATCACTTTCTCATGCAACTGATAGCTTAATAGTAAGGATGATCGTTTTGAACAG TGCAGATGTACTTCCATTTAGGCGCAATGTGGATGGCGATGCCATGCTTAATTCTGGTCCATTAGTGGTTTCCAGGAGTGGAGATGAACATGATTTGAGAAGGAGCTTCAGATGCTCATTCCGTACTTGGCTGATGACCCAGGTTACA GCAGGAGAAGATGGTGTCAGCCGTGTCATCCGTTACCTTCTCTGCTGCGGGCCGGCTCCATCCCAGCGGTCTCTGCCAGAAACAAGGCTGCGTCCTCCGCTGACCCGCAGCCG AACCCTACACTGTCGGGCCACCTGGACTACATATACTTAG